A stretch of the Comamonas testosteroni TK102 genome encodes the following:
- the trxA gene encoding thioredoxin TrxA, with protein MASELIKHITDASFESDVLQPGTTVLVDYWAEWCGPCKMIAPILDDVAEGYKGKVQIAKMNVDENREIPAKFGIRGIPTLMLFKDGQLAATKVGALNKTQLSAFLDQHI; from the coding sequence ATGGCCAGCGAATTGATCAAGCACATCACGGATGCCAGCTTTGAATCCGACGTACTGCAACCCGGCACGACCGTGCTGGTGGATTACTGGGCTGAGTGGTGCGGCCCTTGCAAGATGATCGCCCCCATCTTGGACGATGTGGCCGAAGGCTACAAAGGCAAGGTGCAGATCGCCAAGATGAATGTGGATGAAAACCGTGAAATCCCCGCCAAGTTCGGCATTCGCGGCATCCCCACGCTGATGCTGTTCAAGGACGGCCAACTGGCCGCCACCAAGGTTGGCGCACTGAACAAGACCCAGCTGTCCGCCTTCCTCGATCAGCACATCTGA
- the rho gene encoding transcription termination factor Rho: protein MHLNELKALHVSEVLKQAEALEIENVGRMRKQELMFAIIKKRAKAGEQVFADGVLEILPDGFGFLRSPDTSYTASTDDIYISPSQVRRFNLHTGDMIEGEVRIPKDGERYFALTKLDKVNGGPPEQNKHKVLFENLTPLFPKEQMRLERDIKGEENITGRIIDIIAPIGRGQRALIVAPPKSGKTMMMQSIAHAITANHPDVHLMVLLVDERPEEVTEMQRSVKGEIIASTFDEPATRHVHVAEMVIERAKRLVELGKDVVILLDSITRLARAYNNVVPSSGKVLSGGVDSNALQRPKRFFGAARNVEEGGSLTIIATALVDTGSRMDEVIFEEFKGTGNSELHLNRRLYEKRVFPAIELTKSGTRREELLLAPEILQKTRILRQFMYNMDEIESMELMIKNMKATKNNVEFFDMMRRGG, encoded by the coding sequence ATGCACCTTAATGAACTCAAGGCACTGCACGTGTCTGAAGTCTTGAAGCAGGCCGAAGCGCTTGAGATCGAAAACGTCGGTCGCATGCGCAAGCAGGAACTGATGTTCGCCATCATCAAAAAGCGCGCGAAAGCCGGTGAACAGGTTTTCGCCGACGGCGTGCTGGAAATCCTGCCCGATGGCTTCGGCTTCCTGCGTAGCCCCGATACCAGCTACACCGCAAGCACCGACGACATCTATATCTCGCCCAGTCAGGTGCGCCGCTTCAACCTGCACACCGGCGACATGATCGAAGGCGAAGTGCGCATCCCCAAGGATGGCGAGCGCTACTTTGCCCTGACCAAGCTCGACAAGGTCAACGGCGGCCCACCCGAGCAAAACAAGCACAAGGTTCTGTTTGAGAACCTGACCCCTCTGTTCCCCAAGGAGCAGATGCGCCTTGAGCGCGACATCAAGGGCGAAGAAAACATCACCGGCCGCATCATCGACATCATCGCCCCCATCGGCCGCGGCCAGCGCGCGCTGATCGTGGCACCGCCCAAGAGCGGCAAGACCATGATGATGCAAAGCATTGCGCACGCCATCACCGCCAACCACCCCGATGTGCACCTGATGGTGCTGCTGGTGGACGAGCGCCCTGAAGAAGTGACGGAAATGCAGCGCTCGGTCAAGGGCGAGATCATCGCCTCCACCTTCGACGAGCCAGCTACCCGTCACGTGCACGTGGCCGAAATGGTGATCGAGCGCGCCAAGCGCTTGGTGGAACTGGGCAAGGATGTGGTCATCCTGCTGGACTCCATCACCCGCCTGGCCCGCGCCTACAACAACGTCGTGCCCTCGTCGGGCAAGGTGCTGTCGGGCGGTGTGGACTCCAACGCACTGCAGCGCCCCAAGCGCTTCTTCGGTGCGGCCCGCAACGTGGAAGAAGGCGGCTCGCTGACCATCATCGCCACGGCACTGGTCGACACCGGCAGCCGCATGGACGAAGTGATCTTTGAAGAATTCAAGGGCACCGGCAACAGCGAACTGCACCTGAACCGTCGCCTGTATGAAAAGCGCGTGTTCCCAGCCATCGAACTCACCAAGAGCGGTACACGCCGCGAAGAGCTGCTGCTGGCTCCCGAGATTCTGCAAAAGACTCGTATCCTGCGCCAGTTCATGTACAACATGGACGAGATCGAGTCCATGGAGCTGATGATCAAGAACATGAAGGCCACCAAGAACAATGTGGAGTTCTTCGACATGATGCGCCGCGGCGGCTAA
- a CDS encoding efflux transporter outer membrane subunit, whose amino-acid sequence MRLLASAALLAAVAACSTSVQMLQPQAQARLPGLWPQAWTQQNSAAAPLAWQDFYADPVLQQLIEAALAHNQDQRLALLRVQEAQAAYGIQSAARLPTIGLGSSHARARVPADLNASGRSVVAGDQEVFVGLNSWELDLWGRVKSLSDAALGNYLALDATQHAVQSSLIKQVALNYLALSSLDERLALTERTIASREESLRIFKRRTEVGSTSRYALTQVQTLVHQAKLIGTQLAQQRALQANALQQLTGLDAERLPQRLSTPVNLKPVAEGLPSALLTQRPDIIAAEYGLQAAKANVAAARAAFLPRIALTGSWGTASAELDGLFKGGSRAWQFVPSISLPILDGGQRQANLDLQAVRQNIAVVQYEKTIETAMREVLDALSSRSTLEQQQLVLTEQRAALKERARLARLRYDQGASPYLDVLDAERDLLSAEQQLVQGREALLSTQVALYAALGGGYTTQGQSSASAPAALQP is encoded by the coding sequence ATGCGCCTGCTGGCATCAGCCGCCTTGCTGGCCGCTGTGGCTGCCTGCAGCACCAGCGTGCAGATGCTGCAGCCACAGGCGCAGGCCAGGCTGCCGGGCCTGTGGCCCCAGGCCTGGACGCAGCAGAACAGCGCCGCAGCGCCGCTTGCCTGGCAGGACTTCTATGCAGACCCGGTATTGCAGCAGCTGATAGAAGCGGCTCTCGCCCACAATCAGGACCAGCGCCTGGCGCTGCTGCGCGTACAGGAGGCCCAGGCTGCCTACGGCATCCAGAGCGCGGCCAGGCTGCCAACCATCGGGCTTGGCAGCAGCCATGCCAGAGCACGCGTACCCGCCGACCTCAATGCCAGCGGCCGCTCCGTGGTTGCCGGCGATCAGGAGGTCTTTGTGGGCCTCAACAGCTGGGAGCTCGACCTCTGGGGCCGTGTCAAAAGCCTCAGCGATGCCGCCTTGGGCAACTATCTGGCGCTGGATGCCACGCAGCATGCCGTTCAATCCAGTCTCATCAAACAGGTGGCGCTGAACTATCTGGCCCTGAGCAGCCTCGATGAGCGCCTGGCCCTGACCGAGCGCACGATTGCCAGCCGCGAGGAATCGCTGCGCATCTTCAAGCGGCGCACCGAGGTGGGTTCCACCTCGCGCTATGCGCTCACGCAGGTACAGACGCTGGTCCACCAGGCCAAGCTCATAGGCACTCAACTTGCGCAGCAGCGCGCGCTGCAGGCCAATGCGCTGCAGCAGCTCACGGGTCTGGATGCAGAGCGCTTGCCGCAGCGGCTGTCCACACCGGTCAACCTCAAACCCGTTGCCGAAGGCCTGCCCTCGGCTCTGCTCACGCAGCGTCCCGACATCATTGCCGCCGAGTACGGCCTGCAGGCCGCCAAGGCCAATGTGGCCGCCGCGCGCGCAGCGTTCCTGCCCCGTATCGCGCTGACCGGCAGCTGGGGCACGGCCAGCGCCGAACTCGACGGCCTGTTCAAAGGCGGCAGTCGTGCCTGGCAGTTCGTCCCTTCGATCTCGCTGCCGATCCTTGACGGCGGCCAGCGCCAGGCCAACCTGGATCTGCAGGCCGTGCGACAGAACATCGCGGTGGTCCAGTACGAGAAAACCATAGAGACGGCGATGCGCGAGGTGCTGGACGCACTGTCCAGCCGCAGCACGCTGGAGCAGCAGCAGCTGGTGCTGACCGAGCAGCGCGCAGCCCTCAAGGAGCGTGCCCGGCTGGCGCGGCTGCGCTATGACCAGGGAGCCTCGCCCTATCTCGATGTGCTGGATGCCGAACGCGACCTGCTGAGCGCAGAGCAGCAACTGGTCCAGGGCCGCGAAGCCCTGCTGTCCACCCAGGTCGCGCTCTACGCGGCCCTGGGCGGAGGCTACACCACCCAAGGCCAGAGCAGCGCCTCCGCCCCTGCCGCCCTCCAACCCTGA
- a CDS encoding HlyD family secretion protein: MPMNKKLTLAALIVAAAALGAYGWQQWRSAQASEGLVSGNGRIEATEIDVATKYAGRIAEVLVQEGEFVKAGQPLARMQIESLQAQQREAIAGRERASHAVTSARAEIALRESQYAATIATVAQREAELDAALRRVNRSETLAREGASSEQELDDDRARVRGARAALKAAKAQATAAKAAIDAAKAQSIGAESAVTAAAATVQRIDADVKDSELTAPRDGRVQYRLAQPGEVIGAGGKVLNMVDVSDVYISFFLPETVAGRVALGTEVRIVLDAAPQYVIPAQVSFVASTAQFTPKTVETASERQKLMFRVKARIAPDLLQKHLTQVKTGLPGVAWIKLDKEREWPARLELRTGDASAS; the protein is encoded by the coding sequence ATGCCCATGAACAAGAAACTGACCCTCGCCGCGCTCATCGTTGCCGCAGCCGCCCTGGGTGCCTATGGCTGGCAGCAATGGCGCAGCGCCCAGGCTTCCGAAGGCCTGGTCAGCGGCAACGGCCGCATCGAGGCCACCGAGATCGACGTCGCCACCAAATACGCCGGCCGCATTGCCGAAGTCCTGGTGCAGGAAGGCGAGTTCGTCAAAGCCGGCCAGCCCCTGGCCCGCATGCAGATCGAGAGCCTGCAGGCTCAGCAGCGCGAAGCCATCGCCGGCCGCGAGCGCGCCTCTCATGCAGTGACCTCGGCACGCGCCGAAATCGCGCTGCGCGAAAGCCAGTATGCGGCCACCATCGCCACGGTTGCGCAACGCGAGGCAGAGCTGGATGCAGCGCTGCGCCGCGTCAATCGCTCCGAAACACTGGCGCGCGAAGGTGCGTCCTCGGAGCAGGAGCTGGACGACGACCGGGCGCGCGTGCGTGGTGCCCGGGCCGCGCTCAAGGCCGCCAAGGCCCAGGCCACGGCCGCCAAGGCAGCCATCGACGCAGCCAAGGCCCAGAGCATCGGTGCGGAGTCGGCGGTGACGGCCGCCGCCGCCACCGTCCAGCGCATCGATGCCGACGTCAAGGACAGCGAACTCACCGCCCCGCGCGATGGCCGCGTGCAATACCGGCTGGCCCAACCCGGCGAGGTGATCGGCGCGGGCGGCAAGGTGCTCAATATGGTGGATGTCTCGGATGTCTACATCAGCTTCTTCCTGCCCGAGACCGTGGCTGGCCGCGTGGCCCTGGGTACCGAGGTGCGCATCGTGCTGGATGCGGCACCGCAATATGTGATCCCGGCCCAGGTGTCCTTTGTCGCCAGCACCGCCCAGTTCACGCCCAAGACCGTGGAGACGGCCAGCGAAAGACAGAAGCTGATGTTCCGCGTCAAGGCCCGCATCGCCCCGGATCTGCTGCAAAAGCATTTGACACAGGTCAAGACAGGCCTGCCTGGCGTGGCCTGGATCAAGCTCGACAAGGAGCGCGAATGGCCGGCCCGACTGGAGCTGCGCACCGGCGACGCTTCGGCCTCGTGA
- the rbbA gene encoding ribosome-associated ATPase/putative transporter RbbA has translation MTQHVATLREVTLAYGKTQALRGLSLEIPAGFMVGLIGPDGVGKSSLLSLIAGARALQGGEIQALGGDMRSKKHRDAVCPRIAYMPQGLGKNLYPTLSVEENLQFFGRLFGHDAAERRARIDDLTQSTGLQKFLSRPAGKLSGGMKQKLALCCALIHDPDLLILDEPTTGVDPLARAQFWDLINRIRGQRPQMSVIVATAYMDEAQRFDWLAAMDDGRILATGTPAELLARTGMPALEAAFIALLPEEKKRGHAAVVIPPLQTRDDDIAIEARDLTMRFGDFVAVDHVNFRIRRGEIFGFLGSNGCGKSTTMKMLTGLLPASEGDAWLFGKRLDPHDVATRQRVGYMSQAFSLYGELTVLQNLVLHAELFHVDAAQIPARVEEMITRFGLTEVRETLPGNMPLGMRQRLSLAVAMVHKPELLILDEPTSGVDPVARDQFWRLLIELSRRDRVTIFISTHFMNEAERCDRMSMMHAGKVLDSDRPAALTAKRGAATLEEAFIGYLVEASGEAAPVLDIKKEATTARSASFSDLNHAESQVDDAQKAPFSEAHFSGPGFSLQRLWSYLWRESLELQRDPVRATLALVGSLVLMVVIGFGISMDVEDLRFAVLDRDQSTISQNYVNNLAGSRYFIEMPAIRDYADLDRRMKSGELALAIEIPPGFGRDVLRGSKVAVGAWFDGAMPQRGETVKGYVQAMHQLWLAQQARERLGVQLASQVSLETRFRYNPDVKSLPAMVPAVIPLLLMMLPAMLTALAVVREKELGSIVNLYVTPVTRTEFLLGKQLPYVVLAMLNFFLMCAMAVFVFGVPMTGSFPLLVLAALLFSVIATGMGLLASAVTSSQIAAMFFAMLGTLIPATQFSGLTDPVSSLEGAGRWIGEIYPATYMFAISRGVFNKALGLHDLAPTLLPLLIAVPVIMGIAIWALPKQEK, from the coding sequence ATGACCCAGCATGTAGCCACCTTGCGTGAAGTGACGCTCGCCTACGGCAAGACGCAGGCGCTGCGCGGCCTGAGCCTGGAAATTCCGGCAGGCTTCATGGTCGGCCTGATCGGCCCCGACGGCGTGGGCAAGTCCAGCCTGCTGTCGCTGATTGCGGGAGCGCGCGCGCTGCAAGGCGGCGAGATACAGGCGCTGGGTGGCGATATGCGCAGCAAAAAGCACCGCGATGCAGTCTGCCCGCGCATTGCCTACATGCCTCAGGGCCTGGGCAAGAACCTCTACCCCACGCTGTCGGTGGAAGAGAATCTGCAGTTCTTCGGGCGCCTTTTCGGGCATGACGCGGCCGAGCGCCGGGCGCGCATCGACGATCTGACCCAGAGCACCGGACTGCAGAAATTCCTCTCCCGCCCAGCGGGCAAGCTCTCGGGCGGCATGAAGCAGAAGCTGGCGCTGTGCTGCGCCCTGATCCACGACCCCGACCTGCTGATTCTCGACGAGCCCACGACCGGCGTGGACCCGCTGGCGCGCGCGCAGTTCTGGGATCTGATCAACCGCATCCGTGGCCAGCGCCCGCAGATGAGCGTGATCGTGGCCACAGCCTATATGGACGAGGCCCAGCGCTTCGACTGGCTGGCCGCCATGGATGACGGCCGGATTCTGGCCACCGGCACGCCCGCCGAGCTGCTGGCACGCACCGGCATGCCGGCGCTGGAGGCCGCCTTCATCGCCCTGCTGCCCGAGGAGAAAAAACGCGGCCATGCCGCCGTGGTGATCCCGCCGCTGCAGACCCGCGATGACGACATCGCCATCGAGGCGCGCGATCTCACCATGCGCTTTGGCGATTTCGTGGCCGTGGACCATGTGAACTTCCGCATCCGGCGCGGCGAGATCTTCGGCTTTCTGGGCTCCAACGGCTGCGGCAAGTCGACCACCATGAAGATGCTGACCGGGCTGCTGCCCGCCAGCGAGGGAGATGCCTGGCTGTTCGGCAAGAGGCTCGATCCGCATGATGTGGCCACGCGCCAGCGAGTGGGCTACATGTCCCAGGCCTTTTCGCTCTACGGCGAGCTGACCGTGCTGCAGAACCTGGTGCTGCACGCCGAACTCTTCCATGTGGACGCGGCCCAGATCCCCGCGCGGGTCGAGGAGATGATCACCCGCTTCGGCCTCACCGAGGTGCGCGAGACCCTGCCCGGCAATATGCCGCTGGGCATGCGCCAGCGCCTGTCGCTGGCCGTGGCCATGGTGCACAAGCCGGAGCTGCTGATTCTCGACGAGCCCACCTCGGGCGTGGACCCCGTGGCGCGCGACCAGTTCTGGCGCCTGCTGATCGAGCTCTCGCGCCGCGACCGCGTGACCATCTTCATCTCCACGCACTTCATGAACGAGGCCGAGCGCTGCGACCGCATGTCCATGATGCATGCGGGCAAGGTGCTGGACAGCGACCGGCCGGCAGCCCTGACCGCCAAGCGCGGTGCGGCCACACTGGAAGAGGCCTTCATCGGCTATCTGGTGGAGGCCTCGGGCGAGGCCGCACCCGTGCTCGATATCAAAAAAGAAGCTACTACCGCTCGCTCTGCTTCATTTTCAGACTTAAATCATGCTGAATCCCAAGTGGATGACGCGCAAAAAGCTCCTTTTTCAGAAGCACATTTCAGCGGCCCCGGCTTCAGCCTGCAACGCCTGTGGAGCTATCTGTGGCGCGAGTCGCTGGAGCTGCAGCGCGATCCCGTGCGCGCCACGCTGGCCCTGGTGGGTTCGCTGGTGCTGATGGTGGTGATCGGCTTCGGCATCAGCATGGACGTCGAAGACCTGCGTTTCGCGGTGCTGGACCGCGACCAGAGCACCATCAGCCAGAACTATGTGAACAATCTCGCGGGCTCGCGCTATTTCATTGAAATGCCTGCCATCCGGGACTACGCCGACCTGGACCGGCGCATGAAAAGCGGCGAGCTGGCACTGGCCATCGAGATTCCACCCGGTTTTGGCCGTGATGTGCTGCGCGGCTCGAAAGTAGCCGTGGGCGCCTGGTTCGACGGCGCCATGCCCCAGCGCGGCGAGACCGTCAAAGGCTATGTCCAGGCCATGCACCAGCTCTGGCTGGCGCAGCAGGCACGCGAGCGCCTGGGCGTGCAGCTGGCCAGCCAGGTCAGCCTGGAGACCCGCTTTCGCTACAACCCTGATGTGAAAAGCCTGCCCGCCATGGTGCCGGCCGTGATTCCGCTGCTGCTGATGATGCTGCCGGCCATGCTCACGGCCCTGGCCGTGGTGCGCGAAAAAGAGCTGGGCTCCATCGTGAACCTGTACGTCACCCCCGTGACCCGCACCGAGTTTCTGCTGGGCAAGCAGCTGCCCTATGTGGTGCTGGCCATGCTGAACTTCTTTCTGATGTGCGCCATGGCGGTCTTCGTCTTCGGCGTGCCCATGACCGGCAGCTTCCCGCTGCTCGTCTTGGCCGCCCTGCTCTTCAGCGTCATTGCCACGGGCATGGGCCTGCTGGCCTCGGCCGTCACCAGCAGCCAGATTGCCGCCATGTTCTTTGCCATGCTGGGCACGCTGATTCCGGCCACGCAGTTCTCGGGGCTGACCGACCCGGTGTCCTCGCTGGAAGGCGCCGGCCGCTGGATCGGCGAGATCTATCCGGCCACCTATATGTTCGCCATCAGCCGCGGCGTCTTCAACAAGGCGCTGGGCCTGCACGATCTGGCACCGACCTTGCTGCCGCTGCTGATCGCCGTTCCCGTGATCATGGGCATCGCCATCTGGGCCCTGCCCAAGCAGGAGAAGTGA
- a CDS encoding ABC transporter permease yields the protein MWHSLKNIWRLGIKELWSLWRDPVMLVLIVYTFTASVYTAATAMPDTLHKAPIAIVDEDQSPLSARIASAFYPPQFMPPQMVDFSHVDPGLDAGDFTFSLTIPPNFQRDVLAGKKAELQLNVDATRMSQAFSGSGYVQQIVLAEINEFVQRYRGASALPVDLELRARFNPGLDKIWFGGLMQIINNVTMLSIILTGAALIREREHGTIEHLLVMPVTPTEIMLAKVWSMGAVVLLAAAVSLNLVVRGALKVPIEGSLLLFMAGSALCLFATTAMGIFLATVARSMPQFGLLMVLTLLPLQLLSGGMTPRESMPQLVQDVMLFAPTTHFVELGQAILYRGAGIETVWKPFLWLAGIGAVLFWLSLMRFRKTLSSMA from the coding sequence ATGTGGCATAGCCTGAAGAACATCTGGCGCCTGGGCATCAAGGAGCTGTGGAGCCTGTGGCGCGATCCCGTGATGCTGGTGCTCATCGTCTATACCTTCACGGCCTCGGTGTACACGGCGGCCACGGCCATGCCCGATACGCTGCACAAGGCGCCGATCGCCATCGTCGACGAAGACCAGTCACCGCTGTCGGCACGCATCGCCTCGGCCTTCTACCCGCCTCAGTTCATGCCGCCGCAGATGGTTGATTTCAGCCATGTGGACCCCGGGCTGGATGCGGGCGACTTCACCTTCTCGCTGACCATTCCTCCCAACTTCCAGCGCGACGTGCTGGCCGGCAAAAAGGCCGAGCTGCAGCTGAACGTGGATGCCACCCGCATGAGCCAGGCCTTCTCGGGCAGCGGCTATGTGCAGCAGATCGTGCTAGCCGAGATCAACGAGTTCGTCCAGCGTTACCGGGGCGCGAGCGCCCTGCCCGTGGATCTGGAGCTACGCGCGCGCTTCAACCCCGGGCTGGACAAGATCTGGTTCGGCGGACTGATGCAGATCATCAACAACGTCACCATGCTCTCCATCATCCTCACGGGAGCGGCGCTGATCCGCGAGCGCGAGCACGGCACCATCGAGCACCTGCTGGTCATGCCGGTAACGCCCACCGAGATCATGCTGGCCAAGGTCTGGTCCATGGGCGCCGTGGTGCTGCTGGCGGCTGCCGTCTCGCTCAATCTGGTCGTGCGCGGCGCACTCAAGGTGCCCATAGAAGGCAGTCTGCTGCTGTTCATGGCAGGCTCGGCCCTGTGCCTGTTCGCCACCACGGCCATGGGCATCTTTCTGGCCACCGTGGCGCGCAGCATGCCGCAGTTCGGTCTGCTGATGGTGTTGACGCTGCTGCCGCTGCAGCTGCTGTCGGGCGGAATGACGCCACGCGAGTCCATGCCCCAACTGGTGCAGGACGTGATGCTGTTCGCCCCCACCACGCATTTTGTGGAGCTTGGTCAGGCGATTCTGTATCGCGGTGCCGGCATAGAAACCGTGTGGAAGCCCTTCCTGTGGCTGGCGGGCATAGGCGCCGTGCTGTTCTGGCTGTCGCTGATGCGGTTCAGAAAAACCTTGTCCAGCATGGCCTGA
- a CDS encoding acetate/propionate family kinase, giving the protein MSNSVIIVLNCGSSSIKFAVFEAARPLPRKPLWNGKVQGIGGPAPDFGETGIPPFAIGLGAEHPYRDALRIIRERITARLEDRPVAAIAHRVVHGGSKYFESTRIDAGVLLDLRSYVPLAPLHQPFALEAIEILLRERPDIVQIACFDTGFHHSLPKVEQILPLPYEWWQRGVRRYGFHGLSYAYMATALAERHGDRARGRTIVAHLGSGASLCGMQQLQSMATTMGFSALDGLMMGTRTGALDPGAVLYLMEIEKLTLQEVGRLLYHDSGLLGVSGISSEPRVILRHIEEPGEAGERARIALELFVRRIVREIGSLAAALGGLDMLVFTAGIGEHSEEIRARVCTDLAWLGLELDARANAAHAPVISAAGSRVLVGVEPTNEEWVAARDTLCILGVQPSS; this is encoded by the coding sequence ATGAGCAATTCCGTCATCATCGTCCTGAACTGTGGCTCCTCGAGCATCAAGTTCGCCGTCTTCGAGGCCGCCAGGCCGCTGCCGCGCAAACCCCTGTGGAACGGCAAGGTGCAGGGCATTGGCGGGCCCGCTCCCGACTTCGGCGAAACCGGCATCCCGCCCTTTGCCATCGGACTGGGCGCCGAGCACCCCTATCGCGATGCGCTGCGCATCATCCGGGAGCGCATCACGGCGCGGCTGGAGGACCGGCCCGTGGCCGCGATCGCTCACCGGGTGGTGCATGGCGGCAGCAAGTATTTCGAGTCCACCCGCATCGATGCAGGCGTGTTGCTGGACTTGCGCAGCTATGTGCCGCTGGCACCGCTGCACCAGCCGTTTGCGCTGGAGGCCATAGAGATCCTGCTGCGCGAGCGACCCGATATCGTGCAGATCGCCTGCTTCGATACCGGCTTTCATCACAGCCTGCCCAAGGTGGAGCAGATATTGCCGCTGCCATACGAATGGTGGCAGCGCGGCGTGCGCCGCTATGGCTTTCACGGGCTCTCGTATGCCTATATGGCGACCGCGCTGGCCGAGCGTCATGGCGACAGGGCCAGGGGGCGAACCATCGTCGCCCATCTGGGCAGCGGCGCCAGCCTCTGCGGCATGCAGCAGCTGCAGAGCATGGCGACCACCATGGGCTTCTCGGCTCTGGACGGATTGATGATGGGCACCCGTACCGGTGCGCTGGACCCGGGGGCCGTGCTCTATCTGATGGAGATCGAGAAACTGACGCTTCAAGAGGTGGGGCGTCTGCTCTATCACGACTCGGGGCTGCTGGGCGTATCGGGCATCTCGTCCGAGCCGCGCGTGATCCTGCGCCATATCGAGGAGCCGGGCGAGGCCGGCGAGCGCGCACGCATTGCGCTGGAACTCTTTGTGCGCCGCATCGTGCGTGAGATCGGTTCGCTGGCTGCGGCACTGGGCGGCCTGGACATGCTGGTCTTCACGGCAGGCATAGGCGAGCACAGCGAGGAGATTCGTGCCCGCGTCTGCACCGATCTGGCCTGGCTGGGTCTGGAACTCGATGCCCGGGCCAATGCGGCGCATGCGCCCGTGATCTCAGCGGCCGGCAGCCGGGTGCTGGTGGGCGTGGAGCCCACCAACGAGGAGTGGGTGGCTGCCCGCGATACGCTGTGCATTCTTGGCGTGCAACCGTCTTCTTGA
- a CDS encoding bifunctional enoyl-CoA hydratase/phosphate acetyltransferase, whose product MSQSSPEGMREPFEGLAVGDSLHVTVAARDASTLTLRCAREAQAQAFTTASPPATDLSSGGAEQPLDVATHHGLIRLLAAVKELPPVRMGVVHPCDAISLSAALDAHRLGLIEPVLIAPRARLEAIALAQGFELQGLRIEDVPHSHAAAEHGARLAASGELEGLMKGSLHTDELMAAVVAGSAGLRTKRRVSHCFVLQTASYPRPFIVTDAAINLAPDLLQKADIARNAIELAQVLGVARPKLAILAAVETVNPSMPATLDAAALCKMADRGQITGGVLDGPLAFDNAVSIEAARTKGITSPVAGQADILLVPDLESGNMLAKQLMYLGGAASAGIVLGAKVPIVLTSRADSRESRIASCAIALLLAHHYRQTPP is encoded by the coding sequence ATGAGTCAATCGAGTCCAGAGGGGATGCGGGAGCCGTTCGAGGGCCTGGCTGTCGGCGACAGCCTGCATGTCACCGTTGCCGCCCGTGATGCGAGCACGTTGACCCTGCGCTGCGCCCGCGAGGCACAGGCCCAGGCTTTCACCACAGCGTCACCTCCGGCGACCGACCTGTCTTCGGGCGGGGCGGAGCAGCCGCTGGACGTGGCCACCCATCATGGCCTGATCCGGCTGCTGGCGGCCGTCAAGGAGCTGCCGCCGGTGCGCATGGGCGTGGTTCATCCCTGCGATGCGATCAGTCTGTCCGCGGCGCTCGACGCGCATCGGCTGGGGCTGATCGAGCCGGTCCTGATCGCTCCGCGCGCCAGGCTGGAGGCGATTGCGCTGGCGCAGGGGTTCGAGCTGCAGGGCCTGCGCATCGAGGACGTGCCGCACAGCCACGCCGCTGCCGAGCATGGCGCCAGGCTTGCCGCCAGCGGCGAGTTGGAGGGCTTGATGAAAGGCAGTCTGCACACCGACGAGCTGATGGCAGCTGTCGTTGCCGGCAGTGCCGGGCTGCGCACCAAGAGGCGTGTCAGCCATTGCTTTGTGCTGCAGACGGCCAGCTATCCACGCCCCTTCATCGTCACCGACGCGGCCATCAATCTGGCCCCCGATCTCTTGCAGAAGGCCGATATCGCACGCAATGCCATCGAGCTCGCGCAGGTCCTGGGCGTGGCCAGGCCCAAGCTGGCCATCCTCGCTGCCGTCGAGACGGTCAACCCCAGCATGCCCGCAACCCTGGATGCGGCCGCGCTGTGCAAGATGGCCGACCGGGGCCAGATCACCGGGGGCGTGCTGGACGGCCCGCTGGCTTTCGACAATGCGGTCTCCATCGAGGCCGCACGCACCAAGGGCATCACGTCGCCCGTGGCCGGTCAGGCCGACATCCTGCTGGTGCCCGATCTGGAAAGCGGCAATATGCTGGCCAAGCAGCTGATGTACCTGGGCGGCGCCGCCAGCGCAGGCATCGTGCTCGGAGCCAAGGTGCCCATCGTGCTGACCAGCCGCGCCGATTCGCGCGAATCCCGCATTGCATCCTGCGCGATTGCGCTGCTGCTCGCACATCACTACCGGCAGACGCCGCCCTGA